The Candidatus Thorarchaeota archaeon region CTAGCGGAAGAAGGCAGGTCTCTTATTGACTATGCCGAGACGCACATGCCAGTTCTCATGCACCTGCGAGAGAAATATTCAGAAACAAAACCCCTGGATGGAATGAGGATATCTGGCTGCCTTCATGTTACGAAAGAAACAGCAGTGCTTGTGGAGACACTGCGAGAGGTCGGTGCTGAAGTAGCATGGTCTGGTTGCAACCCCCTATCAACCAACGACAAGGTAGCAGCTGCACTTGCAGCAAATGATGTACCTGTGTTCGCGTGGCACGGACTAGATACAGACGATTATTATTGGTGTATCGAGCAGACACTCAAAATTAAGCCAACAATGACGTTGGATGATGGAGCCGATCTGATTTTTACATTACACAACACCCATACTGAACTCATCGATAATCTGTACGGTGGCGCAGAAGAAACAACGACGGGCGTTATTCGTATAAGAGCCATGGCCGAGGACGGGGCACTCAAGTACCCAATCATGGCAGTCAATGATGCCGATACCAAGCATCTGTTTGACAACGTATATGGCACGGGACAAAGCTCTTTCGATGGCGTGCTTCGAGCATCGGCTATTCTAATAGCTGGCAAAACCGTTGTAATCGGAGGCTATGGCTACTGCGGTCGAGGCCTTGCAATCCGAGCTGATGGTCTTGGCGCAAACGTCATTGTTACTGAAGTAGATCCAGTGCGAGCACTCAAGGCACGTATGGACGGCTTTAGAGTGATGCCAATGATTGATGCGGCCCCTGAGGGTGACTTGTTCATCACAGCAACGGGAATGCGTGACGTCATCACCAAGGAACATATGGAACTGATGAAAGATGGCGCAATCCTTGGAAATGCTGGACATTATGACGTCGAAGTGAACAAGAACCACCTTGAAAACCTGAGTAAGACCAAGGAACGTGTACGCCACGCTCTCGATGCCTACCGACTCAAAGATGGACGTACGCTCTACCTCCTCGGTGATGGC contains the following coding sequences:
- a CDS encoding adenosylhomocysteinase — translated: MMPDYKVKDIDLAEEGRSLIDYAETHMPVLMHLREKYSETKPLDGMRISGCLHVTKETAVLVETLREVGAEVAWSGCNPLSTNDKVAAALAANDVPVFAWHGLDTDDYYWCIEQTLKIKPTMTLDDGADLIFTLHNTHTELIDNLYGGAEETTTGVIRIRAMAEDGALKYPIMAVNDADTKHLFDNVYGTGQSSFDGVLRASAILIAGKTVVIGGYGYCGRGLAIRADGLGANVIVTEVDPVRALKARMDGFRVMPMIDAAPEGDLFITATGMRDVITKEHMELMKDGAILGNAGHYDVEVNKNHLENLSKTKERVRHALDAYRLKDGRTLYLLGDGRLVNLVAAEGHPSEVMDLSFAAQLNAMLWLKEHGRDLEPDVYEFPKELDKQTAKQKLKTMGIEIDEWTEEQEKYAHAYAEGT